The Oncorhynchus kisutch isolate 150728-3 linkage group LG20, Okis_V2, whole genome shotgun sequence genome has a segment encoding these proteins:
- the LOC109865233 gene encoding myocardin isoform X5, which translates to MNAVKTTELSVHGKENRQSPGHLKTEEDNEDPQDKKDLSNHTTRKQPSTNVSKKVLQFRLQQRRTGKQLADQGIMPLKHGTLPKQEDSYAFEEDSSSDSLSPEQIHSSSLSPEQPHSDESQGSACPSFEAMGSTPSSSSSPALTRPRQGCQNRDPSDQSQEDGLSVANDRQSAAPPAVVNSKTPDKNRHKKPKDVKPKVKKLKYHQYIPPDQKAEKSPPPMDSAYTRLLQQQQLFLQLQILSQQKHAHTHSHTHSQYTHSRHAQHTQQRQHSFNYQPLHQPALAQKQSSEQLMVCTSSVPTNTVNSSSLSSVKTTYSGQTNVSSVKPAPLPPNLDDLKVSQLRQQLRIRGMPVSGTKMALIERLCPFKDHTSSPSHSGSNDITTITFPVTPTGSLSSYQSPSSSSTLSQGGYYPYPSTSSTPPISPTSSDLSLSGSLPDSFSGMPMSSSPLFCIQPSPGQLSAEEGQGGGGLCGVGLQGGEVGGMEREKDKILVEKQKVIEELTWKLHQEQRQVEELKMQLHKRKRCHGATQEGVLAPSQPHHLPLQQSPSLMGQHFFGVTVKQEPMSLSSSCPFSSPKHLKSPPGSCMEEMGHCGASLPSMGGPDGPRCLDQTTSSGSPSGMCAFLSPQCSPEDSPITKKSNSPQPSSPNNPYLLSLPLGRDRCSQPLNQASTRTCNMQIHQKNEGQAVNCSYPSDQRGLQSALPNSADNSLNRRVNLKSKNPNMQQQLTRSQQMDELLDVLIESGEIPANAREERERSSVTKVVPHITVSPGTTDLADPKFHRRHYEHLSPSQLNYDHTANHIADSHLETLLGSPLGRGGEVALLKMGAEESGQGEEGDIGLEGYPGPNHHHQDKLLSNRGLMETPTPLSPIHSKVTSVAEVQGMVGMTFSESPWETMEWLDLTPPSLATGFSSVPPTGSSIFNTEFLDVTDINLNTAMDLHLEHW; encoded by the exons TAAAACATGGGACACTTCCTAAGCAGGAGGACTCGTATGCATTCGAGGAGGACAGCAGCAGTGACAGTCTGTCTCCAGAGCAAATCCACAGTAGCAGTCTGTCTCCAGAGCAACCCCACAGTGATGAGTCCCAGGGGTCCGCATGCCCCTCTTTTGAAGCCATGGGcagcaccccctcctcctcctcatcaccagCCCTCACTAGACCTAGACAG GGGTGTCAGAACAGAGACCCGTCTGATCAGAGCCAGGAAGATGGCTTGTCTGTGGCTAACGATAGGCAGTCTGCAGCCCCACCGGCCGTAGTCAAC TCCAAGACCCCAGACAAGAACCGCCACAAAAAGCCCAAAGACGTGAAGCCTAAGGTGAAGAAGCTGAAGTACCACCAGTACATCCCTCCGGACCAGAAGGCCGAGAAGTCCCCCCCTCCCATGGACTCGGCCTATACCAGGCTCCTGCAGCAACAACAGCTCTTCCTACAGCTGCAGATCCTCAGCCAAcagaaacatgcacacacacattcacacacacactcacagtacacACACTCCCGACATGCCCAACACACACAGCAACGCCAGCATAGCTTCAACTACCAGCCTCTGCACCAGCCGGCCCTAGCCCAGAA ACAATCCAGTGAGCAGCTGATGGTGTGTACCTCGAGTGTTCCTACTAACACAGTCAACAGTAGCTCCTTGTCTTCAGTGAAGACCACATACTCCGGTCAAACCAACGTCTCATCAGTCAAACCTGCTCCTCTCCCACCTAACCTGGATGACCTGAAG GTGTCACAGCTCAGACAGCAGCTGCGGATCCGGGGCATGCCAGTCTCAGGAACCAAGATGGCCCTCATCGAGAGACTCTGCCCCTTCAAGGACCACACCTCAAGCCCCTCCCATTCAGGCTCCAATGACATCACCACAATCACCTTCCCTGTCACCCCCACGGGGTCCCTGTCCTCCTACcagtccccctcctcctccagcacccTCTCCCAGGGCGGGTATTACCCCTACCCCAGCACTTCGTCCACCCCACCCATATCCCCCACTTCCTCAGACCTCTCCCTCAGCGGCTCACTCCCAGACAGCTTCAGCGGCATGCCCATGTCCTCCTCGCCACTGTTTTGCATCCAGCCGTCCCCAGGCCAGCTCAGCGCTGAGGAAGGCCAGGGGGGAGGGGGTTTGTGCGGGGTAGGACTGCAGGGAGGGGAGGTTGGAGGAATGGAGCGGGAGAAGGATAAGATTTTGGTGGAAAAACAGAAAGTGATTGAGGAGCTGACGTGGAAGTTGCACCAGGAACAGAGACAG GTGGAGGAGCTCAAGATGCAGCTGCACAAGAGGAAGCGTTGCCATGGCGCCACACAGGAGGGTGTCCTGGCTCCATCCCAGCCCCACCACCTTCCCCTCCAGCAATCCCCGTCCCTGATGGGGCAGCACTTCTTTGGGGTGACAGTCAAGCAGGAGCCCATGTCCCTCTCCTCCAGCTGCCCTTTCTCCTCCCCCAAGCACCTAAAGAGTCCTCCAGGAAGCTGCATggaggagatgggccattgcggTGCCTCCCTGCCCAGTATGGGGGGCCCTGATGGGCCACGATGCCTGGACCAGACCACCTCCTCTGGAAGTCCCTCAGGCATGTGTGCCTTCCTGAGTCCCCAGTGCTCTCCTGAAGACTCGCCCATTACCAAGAAGTCCAACAGCCCCCAGCCTTCCTCCCCCAACAACCCCTACCTGCTGTCACTGCCGCTGGGCAGAGACAGGTGCAGCCAGCCCCTCAACCAGGCCAGCACCAGGACCTGCAACATGCAG ATTCACCAGAAGAATGAAGGCCAGGCTGTAAACTGCTCCTATCCCTCTGACCAGAGAGGGCTTCAGTCAGCGCTCCCCAACTCAGCCGACAACAGCCTGAACCGCAGGGTCAACCTTAAGTCCAAGAACCCAAATATGCAGCAG caaCTGACCAGAAGTCAGCAGATGGATGAGCTTCTGGATGTGCTCATAGAGAGTGGAG AGATACCAGCTAAcgccagagaagagagggagaggtcctCTGTAACCAAAGTTGTGCCTCACATTACAGTGTCCCCTGGAACCACCGACCTTGCCGACCCAAAGTTCCACCGAAGACACTATGAACACCTGTCCCCCTCCCAGCTCAATTACGATCACACAGCCAATCACATTGCAGACAGCCACCTGGAGACCCTGCTGGGAAGCCCTCTAGGCCGAGGGGGTGAGGTCGCCCTTCTCAAGATGGGCGCAGAGGAATcagggcagggagaggagggggatattGGACTAGAGGGCTACCCCGGTCCGAACCACCACCACCAGGACAAACTGCTCTCCAACAGGGGCCTGATGGAAACCCCAACACCTCTATCTCCCATCCACTCGAAAGTGACGTCTGTGGCCGAGGTGCAGGGGATGGTCGGCATGACGTTTAGCGAGTCGCCGTGGGAGACGATGGAATGGCTGGACCTGACGCCCCCGAGCTTGGCGACGGGATTCAGCTCTGTCCCTCCAACCGGGTCAAGCATCTTCAACACAGAGTTCCTGGACGTTACAGACATCAACCTGAATACAGCCATGGACCTTCATCTAGAGCACTGGTGA
- the LOC109865233 gene encoding myocardin isoform X3, with product MNAVKTTELSVHGKENRQSPGHLKTEEDNEDPQDKKDLSNHTTRKQPSTNVSKKVLQFRLQQRRTGKQLADQGIMPLKHGTLPKQEDSYAFEEDSSSDSLSPEQIHSSSLSPEQPHSDESQGSACPSFEAMGSTPSSSSSPALTRPRQSKTPDKNRHKKPKDVKPKVKKLKYHQYIPPDQKAEKSPPPMDSAYTRLLQQQQLFLQLQILSQQKHAHTHSHTHSQYTHSRHAQHTQQRQHSFNYQPLHQPALAQKQSSEQLMVCTSSVPTNTVNSSSLSSVKTTYSGQTNVSSVKPAPLPPNLDDLKVSQLRQQLRIRGMPVSGTKMALIERLCPFKDHTSSPSHSGSNDITTITFPVTPTGSLSSYQSPSSSSTLSQGGYYPYPSTSSTPPISPTSSDLSLSGSLPDSFSGMPMSSSPLFCIQPSPGQLSAEEGQGGGGLCGVGLQGGEVGGMEREKDKILVEKQKVIEELTWKLHQEQRQVEELKMQLHKRKRCHGATQEGVLAPSQPHHLPLQQSPSLMGQHFFGVTVKQEPMSLSSSCPFSSPKHLKSPPGSCMEEMGHCGASLPSMGGPDGPRCLDQTTSSGSPSGMCAFLSPQCSPEDSPITKKSNSPQPSSPNNPYLLSLPLGRDRCSQPLNQASTRTCNMQIHQKNEGQAVNCSYPSDQRGLQSALPNSADNSLNRRVNLKSKNPNMQQIPILPCPQHVGQKCPVSSPAFCSSDSAASDSRQPPCYEDAVKQQLTRSQQMDELLDVLIESGEIPANAREERERSSVTKVVPHITVSPGTTDLADPKFHRRHYEHLSPSQLNYDHTANHIADSHLETLLGSPLGRGGEVALLKMGAEESGQGEEGDIGLEGYPGPNHHHQDKLLSNRGLMETPTPLSPIHSKVTSVAEVQGMVGMTFSESPWETMEWLDLTPPSLATGFSSVPPTGSSIFNTEFLDVTDINLNTAMDLHLEHW from the exons TAAAACATGGGACACTTCCTAAGCAGGAGGACTCGTATGCATTCGAGGAGGACAGCAGCAGTGACAGTCTGTCTCCAGAGCAAATCCACAGTAGCAGTCTGTCTCCAGAGCAACCCCACAGTGATGAGTCCCAGGGGTCCGCATGCCCCTCTTTTGAAGCCATGGGcagcaccccctcctcctcctcatcaccagCCCTCACTAGACCTAGACAG TCCAAGACCCCAGACAAGAACCGCCACAAAAAGCCCAAAGACGTGAAGCCTAAGGTGAAGAAGCTGAAGTACCACCAGTACATCCCTCCGGACCAGAAGGCCGAGAAGTCCCCCCCTCCCATGGACTCGGCCTATACCAGGCTCCTGCAGCAACAACAGCTCTTCCTACAGCTGCAGATCCTCAGCCAAcagaaacatgcacacacacattcacacacacactcacagtacacACACTCCCGACATGCCCAACACACACAGCAACGCCAGCATAGCTTCAACTACCAGCCTCTGCACCAGCCGGCCCTAGCCCAGAA ACAATCCAGTGAGCAGCTGATGGTGTGTACCTCGAGTGTTCCTACTAACACAGTCAACAGTAGCTCCTTGTCTTCAGTGAAGACCACATACTCCGGTCAAACCAACGTCTCATCAGTCAAACCTGCTCCTCTCCCACCTAACCTGGATGACCTGAAG GTGTCACAGCTCAGACAGCAGCTGCGGATCCGGGGCATGCCAGTCTCAGGAACCAAGATGGCCCTCATCGAGAGACTCTGCCCCTTCAAGGACCACACCTCAAGCCCCTCCCATTCAGGCTCCAATGACATCACCACAATCACCTTCCCTGTCACCCCCACGGGGTCCCTGTCCTCCTACcagtccccctcctcctccagcacccTCTCCCAGGGCGGGTATTACCCCTACCCCAGCACTTCGTCCACCCCACCCATATCCCCCACTTCCTCAGACCTCTCCCTCAGCGGCTCACTCCCAGACAGCTTCAGCGGCATGCCCATGTCCTCCTCGCCACTGTTTTGCATCCAGCCGTCCCCAGGCCAGCTCAGCGCTGAGGAAGGCCAGGGGGGAGGGGGTTTGTGCGGGGTAGGACTGCAGGGAGGGGAGGTTGGAGGAATGGAGCGGGAGAAGGATAAGATTTTGGTGGAAAAACAGAAAGTGATTGAGGAGCTGACGTGGAAGTTGCACCAGGAACAGAGACAG GTGGAGGAGCTCAAGATGCAGCTGCACAAGAGGAAGCGTTGCCATGGCGCCACACAGGAGGGTGTCCTGGCTCCATCCCAGCCCCACCACCTTCCCCTCCAGCAATCCCCGTCCCTGATGGGGCAGCACTTCTTTGGGGTGACAGTCAAGCAGGAGCCCATGTCCCTCTCCTCCAGCTGCCCTTTCTCCTCCCCCAAGCACCTAAAGAGTCCTCCAGGAAGCTGCATggaggagatgggccattgcggTGCCTCCCTGCCCAGTATGGGGGGCCCTGATGGGCCACGATGCCTGGACCAGACCACCTCCTCTGGAAGTCCCTCAGGCATGTGTGCCTTCCTGAGTCCCCAGTGCTCTCCTGAAGACTCGCCCATTACCAAGAAGTCCAACAGCCCCCAGCCTTCCTCCCCCAACAACCCCTACCTGCTGTCACTGCCGCTGGGCAGAGACAGGTGCAGCCAGCCCCTCAACCAGGCCAGCACCAGGACCTGCAACATGCAG ATTCACCAGAAGAATGAAGGCCAGGCTGTAAACTGCTCCTATCCCTCTGACCAGAGAGGGCTTCAGTCAGCGCTCCCCAACTCAGCCGACAACAGCCTGAACCGCAGGGTCAACCTTAAGTCCAAGAACCCAAATATGCAGCAG ATACCTATATTGCCCTGTCCCCAGCACGTTGGCCAAAAGTGCCCGGTCTCGTCCCCCGCCTTCTGTAGCTCAGATTCAGCTGCATCCGACTCTAGGCAGCCCCCTTGCTATGAGGATGCAGTCAAGCAG caaCTGACCAGAAGTCAGCAGATGGATGAGCTTCTGGATGTGCTCATAGAGAGTGGAG AGATACCAGCTAAcgccagagaagagagggagaggtcctCTGTAACCAAAGTTGTGCCTCACATTACAGTGTCCCCTGGAACCACCGACCTTGCCGACCCAAAGTTCCACCGAAGACACTATGAACACCTGTCCCCCTCCCAGCTCAATTACGATCACACAGCCAATCACATTGCAGACAGCCACCTGGAGACCCTGCTGGGAAGCCCTCTAGGCCGAGGGGGTGAGGTCGCCCTTCTCAAGATGGGCGCAGAGGAATcagggcagggagaggagggggatattGGACTAGAGGGCTACCCCGGTCCGAACCACCACCACCAGGACAAACTGCTCTCCAACAGGGGCCTGATGGAAACCCCAACACCTCTATCTCCCATCCACTCGAAAGTGACGTCTGTGGCCGAGGTGCAGGGGATGGTCGGCATGACGTTTAGCGAGTCGCCGTGGGAGACGATGGAATGGCTGGACCTGACGCCCCCGAGCTTGGCGACGGGATTCAGCTCTGTCCCTCCAACCGGGTCAAGCATCTTCAACACAGAGTTCCTGGACGTTACAGACATCAACCTGAATACAGCCATGGACCTTCATCTAGAGCACTGGTGA